A genomic region of Parambassis ranga chromosome 7, fParRan2.1, whole genome shotgun sequence contains the following coding sequences:
- the LOC114438844 gene encoding SRSF protein kinase 3, translating into MQRSPSSASTAAPQHHLSEVGSSKGFKALGCHEQLDPKDSQDSEDPREYCYGIRESLNSRHHVQINGGYHPVKIGDIFNRRYQVDSKLGWGYFSTVWLCKDLRSGLHVAVKVLKSGPGFTQAGQDELALLRCVSDLIYSFFTPPCPLSCQAAGPVGRHPYCQKIVQLLDEFKLAGVNGVHMCLVLELLGPDLRSWQLCFGNPGLLKPCIQQILTQVLQGLDFLHTQCKIIHTDIKPENILLCLDEQSHKAPAGGSSLSPVLTGKGDLTTERQQVNPYSLKNIAVKIADLGSSCWVYKHFCEEIQTRQYRSLEVLLGSEYGPPADIWSVACLAFELVTGDSLFEPKAGELISQEEDHIAQIMQLLGKIPPDVALSGKYSAEYFNRRGDLRHVGPLRFWSLYDVLVEKYHFLLEEASRFSDFLLRMLDYHPERRATAAQCLLHPWLTSC; encoded by the exons ATGCAGAGAAGTCCCAGCTCAGCATctacagcagctccacagcatcATTT gagTGAGGTTGGCTCATCAAAAGGTTTTAAAGCTCTCGGATGCCACGAGCAGCTGGATCCCAAGGACAGCCAGGACTCTGAAGACCCCAGAGAGTACTGCTATGGTATCAGAGAGTCTCTTAACTCACGCCATCATGTGCAGAT AAATG GTGGGTACCACCCTGTAAAGATTGGGGACATCTTCAACAGAAGATATCAGGTGGATTCCAAGCTCGGCTGGGGCTATTTCTCCACAGTCTGGCTCTGTAAGGACCTCAG GTCGGGTCTGCATGTGGCTGTGAAGGTTCTGAAGAGCGGGCCTGGCTTCACCCAGGCAGGACAGGATGAGCTGGCTCTTCTGAGATGTGTTAGTGACCTAATTTACTCTTTCT TCACTCCCCCCTGCCCTCTCTCATGTCAGGCTGCTGGACCGGTGGGTCGTCACCCCTACTGCCAAAAGATTGTTCAGCTGCTAGATGAGTTCAAGCTGGCTGGGGTCAACGGGGTCC ACATGTGTCTGGTCCTGGAGCTGCTGGGGCCAGACCTGAGGAGCTGGCAGCTGTGCTTTGGGAACCCAGGACTGTTGAAGCCTTGTATCCAACAAATTCTTACCCAG GTTCTTCAGGGTCTGGACTTTCTTCACACTCAGTGTAAAATCATCCACACGGATATCAAGCCAGAAaacatcctgctgtgtctggacGAGCAGTCCCACAAAGCACCAGCTGGGGGCAGCAGCTTGTCCCCTGTACTGACAGGAAAGGGAGACCTGACCACAG AAAGGCAGCAGGTAAACCCATACAGTTTAAAGAACATTGCAGTGAAGATTGCTGACTTGGGCAGCTCCTGCTGGGTG TACAAACACTTCTGTGAGGAGATCCAGACCCGTCAGTATCGCTCACTAGAGGTCTTGCTGGGATCTGAATACGGCCCGCCTGCTGACATCTGGAGTGTGGCCTGCCTG GCCTTTGAGTTGGTCACTGGAGACTCCCTGTTTGAACCCAAAGCCGGCGAGCTCATTTCCCAGGAGGAAG ACCATATAGCCCAGATCATGCAGCTGCTTGGTAAAATCCCACCAGATGTTGCCCTGTCGGGTAAATACTCAGCAGAGTACTTCAACCGCAGAG gcgACCTGCGACATGTTGGTCCACTGAGGTTTTGGAGTCTTTATGATGTTTTGGTAGAAAAATATCACTTCCTGTTAGAGGAGGCCTCTAGATTCTCAGACTTCCTTCTCCGCATGTTGGATTATCACCCAGAGAGGAGGGCCACTGCTGCACAGTGCCTCCTCCACCCTTGGTTGACCTCCTGTTAG